ACATGGGCATTTCGCAACAACTGGACCTATGACTCTTCGAGCCGCTCGAAACAGCAAGTCCTGGACCACATGGCCGATGTGCTTGACGCGATGACCGAAGCCGTAAAATCGGGCAAGCTGCGCGCATTCGGGTTGTCGAACGAGACCGCATGGGGGCTGACCCGCTGGTGCGATGTAGCGGATCGGACGGGTGGGCCGCGCGTCGCCGCCATCCAGAATGAATATTCGCTGCTCCACCGGCTCCATGACACCGATCTGGCCGAGGCCGCGAATGCCGAGGACGTGACCCTGCTGGCATTTTCGCCGCTCGCCGCCGGCCTTCTGACCGGCAAGTATCAAACCGATGCCTTGCCCGAAGGCAGCCGCGCCGCAGTGGACAAGGCGCATGGCGGGCTCGGCAATCTGGGCGGCCGCAAGACCGCGCAGGCACTGAAGGCTGTGGCGGCCTATCACAGGCTTGCCGCAGAGCATGGCTGGGATCCGGTTCAGCTTTCCATCGCATGGCAATTGACGCGCCCCTTCAGGAATGTCCCGATCATTGGCGCGACCACCGGAGCACAGCTCGAGCACCTGATCGAAGGCTTTGGGAAGACCCCGTCCGAAGAGCTCTGCAAGGCCATCGACCGGCTGCACAAGGAGCATGGCCTGCCCTATTGATCCGGGTGGAACCGGGGCGCCTGCTTCCGGCGTTGGCCGGGGCTGTCTGCCCCCATCCGGCTGACGCCGGATTCCCCCGAGGATACTTGCCTGAAGAAGAAGGGGCTGCGGTCTTACAACCGCGTCACCACCCGCTCGGCATAGAGCCGTTCGACATCGTGACCGTGACACAGATCGGTCGCGGGCGTCATCACCGCAGCCGAGGCCGCCGCCGCGCCCAGCGCCAGTGCCTCTTCGACCGGCTGCCCGCGAGAGACCGCCAGCACGAACCCCGCGACAAAGCTGTCGCCCGCGCCGACGGCACTGACCACCGGCACCTTCGCGGCCTCGGCATGCCATGCGCCATCCTCTCCGGCGATGACCGAGCCATCCGCTCCGCGCGCCACGATCACCGATCTCGCCGCCCCGTCCCGCACCAGCCCGGCGGCGAAAGCCGCGCTGTCGCTGCGCAGGGGCAGGTCGCGGCAGGCCAGCCCCTCGGCCTCGTGACTGTCCATGCGCAGCACATCCACCGGCGTCGACGAACCGGCCAGCGCCCGCAGCGCATCGCCCGAGGTATCGACCAGCAGCCTGGCCCGCCCGTCCTTGAGCCCGACGGTCAGCATCTGCT
This region of Paracoccus saliphilus genomic DNA includes:
- a CDS encoding aldo/keto reductase codes for the protein MKRVKLGGSDVEVSEICLGTMTFGNQTSEADAHAQLDRAVDVGLTFLDCAELYPVNPVRRETVGGSEEILGRWLSRPGNRDRVEVATKVTGPSQAVRDNAPYDGVVIRQTIDASLRRLQTDRIDLYQLHWPVRGTWAFRNNWTYDSSSRSKQQVLDHMADVLDAMTEAVKSGKLRAFGLSNETAWGLTRWCDVADRTGGPRVAAIQNEYSLLHRLHDTDLAEAANAEDVTLLAFSPLAAGLLTGKYQTDALPEGSRAAVDKAHGGLGNLGGRKTAQALKAVAAYHRLAAEHGWDPVQLSIAWQLTRPFRNVPIIGATTGAQLEHLIEGFGKTPSEELCKAIDRLHKEHGLPY
- a CDS encoding 1-phosphofructokinase family hexose kinase; protein product: MSQLPILTVTLNPALDLSTAADEVCPDQKLRCDKPLVDPGGGGINVSRAIKIIGGQSTAMVALGGATGTRIAEMLKADGLSVIRLTAPGETRQSLAVTDRASGSQYRFVMPGPEWHKAHVSDMMAAIAEAARAGGWVVVSGSNPPGVAPGFEQMLTVGLKDGRARLLVDTSGDALRALAGSSTPVDVLRMDSHEAEGLACRDLPLRSDSAAFAAGLVRDGAARSVIVARGADGSVIAGEDGAWHAEAAKVPVVSAVGAGDSFVAGFVLAVSRGQPVEEALALGAAAASAAVMTPATDLCHGHDVERLYAERVVTRL